Below is a genomic region from Deltaproteobacteria bacterium.
TTTTGCCACAGAGACCGAACCGCCGACGCCGGTCTGGCGTTCTTCAAACTCAGTGACCTCACCGACGATCAGATAATCGACCCCCAAAAGCTGTCCGGCCGGTGTTTGTGTAAAAGGGGAGGAGAGGTTTGCTTGACCGAGCTCCTGTTCGATCAGGACCTTCGAGAGGATTGCCCGTTCGACGACGACGACCCGCCCACTATCGATGAGGAGCGTGACAAGCTGCGCGGCGAGTCCGCCGCCGATGTTCCATCCCCCATAGACAGAGGCAAATCGGTCGGTGGTCCCGAACTGGGATACCGCGACCCGTGCCTTTGGCCCCTGTTTTGGGAGTGCCGTGGCGTACGTTGGCAGAGCGATCATTACAAAAAATAGTATGTTACGGGCAAAGTCTTTCATTGGGATTCACCACTTGGACATTTATGGCCGAGTTAATTGTCCCCTCGTTACTTTCGACATTGACCTCTCCATGGCCCGCCTCGACATTCACACTTCCCGCGATACGATTTTGTTCATCATCGATTTCGCGCATTCGCTGTCGCGCCTGTTCTACAGGACTACAAACCATTTGGGTCTGAAGCATGACCGGTTGTTGAATGACACGGACGACGCTCCCTTCTTCCACCTCCTGTCTCTGGCGCATATTCGAGACGGCATTTTGCAATTCCGGATTGTGCGGATTTGGTTCTAGCGCTAGTGCTGAGGCAGCCAGCAGGAGTTTCATAAGAACCAATACCGCTGTCTTGCGTGACTTAACTCTTTTTGAATGCCTTTTCATTGCTTCATATTCCCCAGGATGATCGTGGAATTTATAGAGGCATCGATCATGCTGTTGGTTGAATCTTTCATCCCCTTGATTTCGATCTTTTCGTGGCCGACCTGAATATTCATATCCCCCATAATATTCATGCTCGCATCTCCGTAATTATGACTCCCGTCCCGGCGATCCGCCTGGTTGTTCTGGGTATTGGTGCTCGGCCCATAGTTCTGAATCGTCCCTTTTTGTGTCGTGTCACCCATTTGGCATTCCTTGAGGCAGAGGGCGTGAGACAAACCGGGAAAAAGGAAGGAAAAGATTGCCAGCGCACCAATTACTTTTTTTTTAAGTTTTATTTTGTTTCGTGCCTGCATTTTTCTCTCCTTTTCCCCGGTTTGTCCCGGGTTCTCTGAAATCTCGGAGAACCCGGAGACTTCACCTTGTTAGTTACTGCCGTTGCCGATCACGAACGTGTTCCCGTTCACCGAGGCATCCATCACGTTGCCGGTTCCACCCGACACGGTCCCGAAGTTTACGGTGTCATGACCTGCTCGGAGATTCACCTTGTCCTTGAACATCGCGCCGCCGGATCGGTCACCGTACTGCTGTTTGTTGGTCGTATTGTGACTGTTGGCCGTCGATGTGGTCGTGTTCGTGCTCTGATTGCGACTATCCGACCAGCTTTGGTGGTTGCTCATGTCCCGGCTATCGGTCGTGTTGGTGACACGATGGTCACTGAAATCACGCTTGTCCTGTCGGTTATCAACCCGCTGATCGTACTTGTTCATGTTGTTGGTGGCGTTGATATTTCCCCAACCCCATGCTGGACCTCCAGCAGCTGCCGTAATCAGGGCAACGACAGCGACGCCCGTTTTGATTTTGTTCATACGGTGTATCCTCCTTGAGGAATCTCCCATAGCAAGAGCCGTGCCATCATCGTCGACCCGCTATTTTCTTTAATGGGTGTGATGACCGTCCGATTTCCGGACGCCACCGTCCGAGTTTCGGTCACTCTTGAAAAGTTCCCCCTCTCAAATCTCTCGGCCCCATCCCTTGACAGCCCAAGCGCGAAGGCCGTAAACGAACGGCATGATCACACTTCCAAAATCGGCCGGACTGATTGTTATCGACGTCCAAAAAGGGTTCGACGATCCCCAACAGTGAGTATCCAAGACCAATTTGCGACGATTGTCACCACCCAGGGATTGCTGGACTAAAGCTCGGGATGAGTGGAGTTTACCTATTTTTTTCGGTTGCTTTGAGGAATCGTAACTTATAGAACATGAGGCATTATTTTTTAACAGGAGGATTCTCATGTTCACTCTCAGGAAAGTTTTTGTTTTCATCGCTGTTGGGATGCTGGTGATCGCAGCCTCCTTCGGTGGGACCAGTGGTTGCGGAACCTCAGGGACCACGCGGGGGCTTACAGGGACATTAAACTCCTCTTCCCTTTCCGGGTTAAAAATAAAGGGGGCCACTGTCGCGGTCGCCTGTGAAGAGATCAAGGTCTGCTGTGGCGGCTACGACGGAAAAGTGACTGTCGAGAAGGTGAATAAAGATTGTACCTTCAAGATCGACCTTCCTTTGGAGACCTTCTGCTACTGCGCTATTTTTACGGGAGATGATGCCGATAGCAATGACTGTCCTGATACCTACCTAGCTTCCCTCGGTTGCTCGGAGAATGGCTATGGCGGCGCGATCCCTGTTTTTGCGGGGGCCGATGACAAGACCGATGATATTGATTTGGGGAGCTCGAGTTTGGAGGGGAGAAAGGTCGTCTCAACAAACAATTACTGCGCCTCTATTGATGAGGACAATGACGGGATCGCGAACTCAACAGATGACAATGACGATGGAGACGAGGTTTTGGACAGCACTGACTTTCAGAATGCCAAAGGGTGTGTGAATGCCGACAAACTGGACAGCGATGGCGATGACACCCCCGATATCTATGAAGGTCTTTGGGGCTCGACCCTTTCTGCGCTGAAGGTCAAGGGGCAGACCGACGGCGAGCTCGACGATTTTTTTGTCGATGCCGATAATGACGACATCCCGGATTTTTGCGATGCCGATTTTGCCTGTACACCGGATGCCGATGACAGTGATGGCGATTGTATCCCGGACAGCTTCGACTGGTGCAGTGATGACGGGGATGCTGATGGGGTTCCGTTCTGTGTCGACTGTGATGACGGAGATGCGACAAGCACTGTAGAATGCTTCGCGGATGATTTCTGTGCGTTGGATGGGGATGGGGATGGGTATGGACTCTGCGATGACTGTGACGATTACGATCCGAGCAGCACTTATGAATGTTTTGGCGATGCCTTTTGCGATACGGATGGGGATGCCGATGGCATCGGATTCTGTCTCGACTGCGATGATGAGGATGCGACTCAGACGACGCAGTGCTATGAGGATATCGAGAACTTCTGTGATCAGGACAATGACAATGATGACATTGGAATTTGTGCCGATTGCGATGACTTCGATTCGACCTCGAAGACGGAGTGTTACGGGGCGGAGGCGTGTGCTGATGATGTCGATGGTGATGGGGTCAACTTCTGCAACGACTGCGACGACCTCGATGTGACGATCAAGACAACAATCGCCGAAGGGTGTCCTGTGGCTGCCGGCGCTTGTGAGACATCAGAATGTGTCAACGATTTCGAATGTCAGCTCTTTGCCGATGACAATCAGAACGATGAGTTCAAGACCGACAATGTTCAGTGTAATCTGACAACCGGTTGCTGTGAACTCAAGTAACCAAAATTCCTTGATTTAACTCCTGCCCCCGCGTTAAGACCGCGGGGGTATGGAGTTGATTTTCTTCTACATTTTTTCCGGATTGACTGTTTTAACCGCGCTTTTTGTGATTTCTTTTCGTAATACCCTCTCCGCTGCCTTTTCGCTTGTCCTCTGCCTGTTCGGTGTTGCTTGTCTCTTCGCACTTTTGGGGGCGCATTTTCTCGCAGCGATGCAGGTCCTGGTTTATGCCGGTGCGATCATGGTCCTCTTTGTCTTTATTATTATGTTGCTTGACCTGGGGAAGGGGGCCTTGCTGAAAATAAAACTCAACTTTCCGGCAGTCGTTGGGGTTCTCTTTGGATCTTACCTTGGTGTCTTGCTGGTGCTTCGCCTCGGCTATTTAAGTCTCTCGTTTCCGCCTCTGCCGGACCGTTTTGGAGAAGTTCGGGAGGTTGGAAGACTACTTTTTACCAATTACCTGATTCCTTTTGAGGTCGCTTCTATCCTTCTGCTTGTTGCAATTGTCGGAGCGGTTGTTCTGGCCAAGAAAGATTTATGACACTAGCCCACTTTATTACCCTCTCCGCCATTCTCTTCTCAATCGGAGTGACCGGCGTTATGACACATCGAAATCTTCTTGTTGTCCTCATGTCAATTGAACTCATGCTGAATGCGGCGAATGTCGCCTTCATCGCCTTTTCCCGTTTTCATGGTGAAATGGGGGGGCAGGCACTTGCCTTTTTTGTGATTGCCCTTGCTGCCTCTGAGGCGACAGTCGGGCTTGCGATTGTGATAGCGATTTTTCGAAAACAAGGCACCGTTGATGCGGGCGAATTACGCTACCTGAAGGATTGAACATGAATTCTTTAGTTTTGGGGTTTCCGTTTGGGGTGGTGGTGGGGTTGATCCCACTGCTTCCGCTTTTGGGGGCGGTTTTAAACGGCGTCGTTGCCCTTTTCTGTCGCTCCGGTCGTCGCGAGGTCCCAAAACCGTTGGTCTCTCTGATTGGTGTGAGTCTCCCGTTTCTCGCCTTTGCCCTTTCTCTCTTTGTCTTTTCCATTGCCAAAGATCCTGCCGGGGGACTGACGACGCCTGCCCTCTGGGATTGGATGAGCGTCGGAGATCTCTCCCTGCCGGTTCATTTTAAGGTCGATCGCTTGTCTCTTGTCATGGCACTCGTCGTAACAGGGGTTGGTGCCCTGATCCATCTTTATTCGGTTGGTTACATGGCCCATGATGCCGGTTACGCCCGCTATTTTTCCTATTTGAATCTTTTTCTCTTCGCGATGCTGGTTCTTGTCCTGGGGGGAAGCTTACCTCTGATGTTTATCGGCTGGGAGGGTGTCGGGCTTTGTTCCTATCTCCTGATCGGATTTTGGTTTGAGGATGATGCGAAGGCGTATGCGGGGAAAAAGGCGTTCATTGTGAATCGAATCGGAGACCTTGGGTTTTTGCTCGGGATGTTTCTGCTTTACTCAACCCTTTCGGAGCGAGGGGTCACTTCCGGTCTCGGTCTTCTCTCCTTCGATACACTCCAGCAGTACCGCGGTGAATTTTTCTCTGTGGCAACCCTCGCCTCTCTCCTTCTTTTTGTCGGGGCTGTTGGGAAGTCGGCCCAGATCCCGCTCTATGTCTGGTTGCCGGATGCGATGGCCGGTCCGACACCGGTCTCCGCCCTGATCCATGCGGCGACGATGGTGACCGCTGGCGTTTATATGGTGGCCCGGATGCATTTTCTCTTCAGTCTCTCGCCGACAGCGATGGAGGTGGTCGGCTCTGTAGGGGCAGCGACCGCCCTCTTCGCAGCGTTGATTGCGCTGGTCCAGAGCGATATCAAAAAAGTTTTGGCCTACTCCACGGTTTCGCAGTTGGGGTACATGATCCTCGGTGTCGGGATCGGGGCCTATTCCGCCGGGATTTTTCATCTTGTGACGCATGCCTTTTTTAAGGCCTGTCTCTTTTTAGGGGCCGGTTCTGTGATTCATGCAATGGGAGGGGAGCAAGAGATCTGGAAGATGGGGGGGCTCCGAAAAAAACTACCGATTACTTTCGTAACATTTCTTGCCGCGGTGGTCGCTATTGTCGGGATCTTCCCGTTTGCCGGTTTCTTCAGCAAGGATGCGATCCTCTTCCAGACCTTTGCGCAAGGGTATCGGATTTTATGGGGAATCGGTTTTGTCACGGCGGGATTGACCGCTTTTTATATGTGCCGGCTTTTTGCGGTTGTTTTTTTGGGGGCCAATCGGAGCGAGCCCGAGAAGCGGTATCACCTTCATGAATCCCCTCCGAGCATGACGATCCCGCTTGTCCTCCTGGGGTTTTTATCATTGGTTGGCGGATGGATCGGGATTCCGGAGGCGCTCCATGGGAAGGATCATTTCTTCCGGTGGCTTGCACCCCTTTTCCCTTACACCGGTTTCTACGAGAGATTGGAAAGGGCAGGGCATGGGATGGAGCTTCTCCTCTCGATTATCACGGTGCTTTGGATCTTTCATATCGCCCTGATCACCTTGATCCTCTATTCCCAAAGGCCGGAAACGGTCGCTCGCATCGCGCAAAAGATCGGTCCCCTCTATCGGCTGCTTCAGCAGAAGTTTTATGTCGATGAGCTCTATCATTTCCTGGTGATCCGTCCGATCCATTGGTTCTCTCGCGTGGTCTTGTGGCGGTTTCATGATGAGAAGGTGATTGATAGTTTATTGATTAACGGATCTGTCGAGACCGTGGGGCTTGTCGGCAGGACATTGAATCTCCTTCAAACCGGTCTGATTCAGAACTACGCCATTTATTTTGCCTTAAGCGCCTTAGGGGTTATTGCTTACTTTATCCTATGAACTTTGTTGACTCTCATCTCTTGACGCTTGTGATCTTTTCCCCGTTGGTGGGGCTTCTCCCCCTTCTTTTTTTAAGGGAGGTGCGGTGGCAACGCTGGGGTGCCTTCTTCGCTTCTCTCATCCCCTTTTTATTTTCCATCCATCTTTTCAATAAATTTCAATCAACGGGGGATTTTGAGTTTGTGGAAAAGATCGCCTGGATCCCCTGGTTTCGGATTCACTATTATCTTGGGGTCGATGGATTCAGTTTGCCCTTGGTCCTCCTGA
It encodes:
- the nuoK gene encoding NADH-quinone oxidoreductase subunit NuoK, which encodes MTLAHFITLSAILFSIGVTGVMTHRNLLVVLMSIELMLNAANVAFIAFSRFHGEMGGQALAFFVIALAASEATVGLAIVIAIFRKQGTVDAGELRYLKD
- a CDS encoding NADH-quinone oxidoreductase subunit J, coding for MELIFFYIFSGLTVLTALFVISFRNTLSAAFSLVLCLFGVACLFALLGAHFLAAMQVLVYAGAIMVLFVFIIMLLDLGKGALLKIKLNFPAVVGVLFGSYLGVLLVLRLGYLSLSFPPLPDRFGEVREVGRLLFTNYLIPFEVASILLLVAIVGAVVLAKKDL
- the nuoL gene encoding NADH-quinone oxidoreductase subunit L, coding for MNSLVLGFPFGVVVGLIPLLPLLGAVLNGVVALFCRSGRREVPKPLVSLIGVSLPFLAFALSLFVFSIAKDPAGGLTTPALWDWMSVGDLSLPVHFKVDRLSLVMALVVTGVGALIHLYSVGYMAHDAGYARYFSYLNLFLFAMLVLVLGGSLPLMFIGWEGVGLCSYLLIGFWFEDDAKAYAGKKAFIVNRIGDLGFLLGMFLLYSTLSERGVTSGLGLLSFDTLQQYRGEFFSVATLASLLLFVGAVGKSAQIPLYVWLPDAMAGPTPVSALIHAATMVTAGVYMVARMHFLFSLSPTAMEVVGSVGAATALFAALIALVQSDIKKVLAYSTVSQLGYMILGVGIGAYSAGIFHLVTHAFFKACLFLGAGSVIHAMGGEQEIWKMGGLRKKLPITFVTFLAAVVAIVGIFPFAGFFSKDAILFQTFAQGYRILWGIGFVTAGLTAFYMCRLFAVVFLGANRSEPEKRYHLHESPPSMTIPLVLLGFLSLVGGWIGIPEALHGKDHFFRWLAPLFPYTGFYERLERAGHGMELLLSIITVLWIFHIALITLILYSQRPETVARIAQKIGPLYRLLQQKFYVDELYHFLVIRPIHWFSRVVLWRFHDEKVIDSLLINGSVETVGLVGRTLNLLQTGLIQNYAIYFALSALGVIAYFIL